The sequence GACGCAGCGAGAGCGCCGCACCCGCGCCGATCGATCGCGCCGTCACCCAGCTCCGCGCCAAGGCGGCGCACATGGCGGCAGCAGATCGCGGCGCGAAGAAGCCCGCGCCCGTCCGCAAGCCGGCCCGCGCGATGAAGGTCGCCGGTGGCGGCGGTTTCGCCTTTGACATGCATGACGGCGAAGACGACCGCGACGCCGAGTTCCAACGCTGATCGACCGGTCCGGCTTCGCGCCGGACCGTGCTCGTTTCCAAAACCTTCGGACCCCCTGGACTGCATCATGGCCGCAACCTCGCAATATCTGACGCTCGGGCTCGCTGGCGAGACGTTCGGCATCAGCATCCGCAACGTCCGCGAAATCCTGGACATGCGGCCGATCTCGCGGCTGCCGCATGCACCGAGCTTCCTGCTCGGCATGATCGACGTGCGCGGCAGCGGCTATCCGATCGTCGACCTCCGAACCAAGCTCGGCCTGCCCAGCGTCGCGGCCACTGAAGCCACCCGCATCATCATTCTCGACGTACCGATGAAGGACCGTCTGGTCGGCGTCGGCTTCGTCGCCGACTGCGTGTTCGAGGTCACCGATATCGACGAGCAGGCGATCGAGCCGATCCCCGAGGTCGGCGGTAAGTGGCAATCCGACTATGCCGTCGGCATCG is a genomic window of Bradyrhizobium sp. CB1717 containing:
- a CDS encoding chemotaxis protein CheW → MAATSQYLTLGLAGETFGISIRNVREILDMRPISRLPHAPSFLLGMIDVRGSGYPIVDLRTKLGLPSVAATEATRIIILDVPMKDRLVGVGFVADCVFEVTDIDEQAIEPIPEVGGKWQSDYAVGIGRKGEKFVVIFDLAKLMANDRIPEASDAGADAPRAA